From Rhodamnia argentea isolate NSW1041297 chromosome 10, ASM2092103v1, whole genome shotgun sequence, a single genomic window includes:
- the LOC115731597 gene encoding phosphoenolpyruvate carboxylase 2 isoform X1: MAARNLEKLSSIDAQLRLLAPGKVSEDDKLVEYDALLLDRFLDILQDLHGEDIRETVQECYELSAEYEGKQDPQKLEELGNVLTSLDPGDSIVITKSFSHMLNLANLAEEVQIAYRRRIKLKKGDFADEALATTESDIEETLKRLVGQLNKSPEEVFDALKNQTVDLVLTAHPTQSVRRSLLQKHARIRNCLTQLNAKDITPDDKQELDEALQREIQAAFRTDEIRRTPPTPQDEMRAGMSYFHETIWKGVPKFLRRVDTALKNIGINERVPYNAPLIQFSSWMGGDRDGNPRVTPEVTRDVCLLARMMAANLYFSQIEDLMFELSMWRCSDELRERANMLHSSTKRDAKHYIEFWKQVPSNEPYRVILGDVRDKLYNTRERSRQWLANGLSDIPEDTAFTNVEQFLEPLELCYRSLCSCGDRSIADGSLLDFLRQVSTFGLSLVRLDIRQESDRHTDVIDAITKHLGIGSYREWSEVRRQEWLLSELSGKRPLFGPDLPKTEEIADVLDTFHVIAELPSDNFGAYIISMATSPSDVLAVELLQRECHVKKPLRVVPLFEKLADLEAAPAALARLFSVDWYRNRIDGKQEVMIGYSDSGKDAGRFSAAWQLYKAQEELIKVAKQFGVKLTMFHGRGGTVGRGGGPTHLAILSQPPDTIHGSLRVTVQGEVIEQSFGEEHLCFRTLQRFTAATLEHGMHPPVSPKPEWRALMDEMAVIATKEYRSIVFQEPHFVEYFRLATPELEYGRMNIGSRPSKRKPSGGIESLRAIPWIFAWTQTRFHLPVWLGFGAAFKYIIQKDIKNLHMLREMCKQWPFFRVTIDLVEMVFAKGDPGIAALYDKLLVSEELQPFGERLRANYEETKGLLLQIAGHKDLLEGDPYLKQRLRLRDAYITTLNVCQAYTLKRIRDTDYHVKLRPHLSKEYMESSSKPAAELVKLNPTSDYAPGLEDTLILTMKGIAAGMQNTG; encoded by the exons atgGCGGCTAGGAATCTGGAAAAGCTTTCTTCGATCGATGCTCAATTGAGGCTGTTGGCACCTGGGAAGGTGTCCGAGGACGACAAGCTCGTCGAGTACGATGCTCTGCTGTTGGACAGATTCCTCGATATTCTTCAGGACTTGCACGGTGAAGATATCAGAGAAACG GTTCAAGAGTGTTATGAGCTTTCAGCGGAGTATGAGGGAAAGCAGGATCCTCAGAAGTTAGAGGAGCTCGGGAATGTGCTGACCAGCTTGGATCCGGGCGATTCTATTGTTATCACGAAATCCTTCTCTCACATGCTGAATCTGGCTAATTTGGCTGAGGAAGTTCAAATTGCATACCGAAGACGAATTAAGTTGAAGAAGGGGGATTTTGCTGATGAGGCATTGGCGACAACTGAGTCAGATATTGAAGAAACCTTGAAGAGACTGGTGGGCCAACTGAATAAGTCTCCTGAGGAAGTTTTTGATGCTTTAAAGAACCAAACGGTTGATCTGGTCTTAACAGCCCATCCTACTCAATCTGTCCGGAGATCATTGCTTCAAAAGCATGCAAG GATCCGCAACTGTTTAACGCAGTTGAATGCCAAAGATATTACTCCTGATGATAAGCAGGAACTTGATGAGGCTCTGCAGAGGGAG ATTCAAGCTGCATTTCGCACTGATGAAATTCGGAGAACTCCCCCAACTCCACAAGATGAGATGAGGGCAGGAATGAGCTATTTCCATGAAACAATATGGAAAGgtgttccaaaatttttgcGACGAGTTGATACAGCATTGAAGAACATTGGGATAAATGAACGTGTTCCCTACAATGCTCCTCTTATTCAGTTCTCTTCTTGGATGGGAGGGGATCGTGATG GAAATCCTAGGGTAACTCCTGAAGTTACTAGGGATGTATGCTTGCTCGCGAGAATGATGGCTGCTAATTTATACTTTTCTCAGATAGAGGATCTGATGTTTGAG TTGTCCATGTGGCGTTGCAGTGATGAGCTCAGGGAACGCGCAAACATGCTTCACAGCTCAACCAAAAGAGATGCGAAACATTACATAG AGTTTTGGAAACAAGTACCTTCAAATGAACCCTATCGCGTTATTCTTGGCGATGTGAGAGACAAGTTGTACAACACGCGTGAACGCTCTCGGCAATGGTTAGCCAATGGGTTATCTGACATTCCGGAGGACACGGCATTTACCAATGTCGAGCAG TTTCTGGAGCCTCTTGAGCTCTGCTACCGCTCGCTTTGCTCGTGTGGTGATCGGTCAATAGCAGATGGAAGCCTTCTTGATTTCTTAAGGCAAGTTTCTACCTTTGGGCTTTCCCTTGTGAGACTCGACATTCGGCAAGAATCGGACAGGCACACTGATGTGATTGATGCTATCACAAAGCACCTGGGTATTGGTTCATATCGCGAATGGTCTGAAGTACGCAGGCAGGAATGGCTCTTATCTGAGCTGAGTGGCAAACGCCCTCTCTTTGGGCCTGATCTTCCCAAAACAGAGGAAATCGCTGATGTCCTGGACACATTCCATGTCATTGCCGAACTTCCTTCAGACAACTTTGGTGCCTACATAATTTCAATGGCAACATCCCCGTCTGATGTGCTTGCTGTCGAGCTTCTACAGCGTGAATGCCATGTAAAGAAGCCTTTGAGGGTTGTACCGTTGTTTGAGAAGCTTGCTGATCTAGAGGCAGCCCCCGCTGCTCTGGCTCGTCTTTTCTCGGTTGACTGGTATAGAAACAGGATTGATGGAAAGCAAGAAGTCATGATCGGCTATTCTGATTCTGGAAAGGATGCTGGTCGTTTCTCTGCCGCTTGGCAGTTATATAAAGCTCAAGAAGAGCTTATAAAGGTGGCCAAGCAATTTGGGGTTAAGCTTACAATGTTTCATGGCCGAGGAGGAACTGTTGGAAGAGGAGGTGGGCCCACCCATCTTGCTATATTGTCGCAGCCACCTGACACGATTCATGGGTCACTTCGTGTGACTGTTCAAGGTGAAGTTATCGAACAGTCGTTTGGAGAGGAGCACTTATGCTTTAGGACACTCCAGCGTTTTACAGCGGCCACACTCGAGCATGGTATGCATCCTCCAGTTTCACCAAAACCAGAATGGCGTGCACTCATGGATGAGATGGCAGTTATTGCAACAAAGGAATACCGTTCAATAGTGTTCCAAGAGCCACATTTCGTTGAGTACTTCCGCCTC GCCACACCCGAATTGGAGTATGGTCGGATGAACATTGGAAGTCGTCCATCAAAGAGGAAGCCTAGTGGAGGCATTGAGTCACTTCGCGCAATCCCATGGATCTTTGCATGGACTCAGACAAGGTTTCATCTTCCAGTGTGGCTTGGCTTTGGTGCAGCATTTAAGTATATCATTCAAAAGGACATAAAGAATCTCCACATGCTTCGGGAGATGTGCAAGCAGTGGCCATTTTTCAGAGTGACCATTGACTTGGTTGAAATGGTGTTTGCAAAGGGAGATCCTGGAATTGCTGCTTTATATGACAAGCTTCTAGTGTCTGAAGAATTGCAGCCATTTGGAGAGCGCTTGAGGGCTAATTATGAGGAAACTAAGGGCCTTCTTCTCCAG ATTGCTGGACACAAGGATCTACTTGAAGGAGACCCGTATTTGAAGCAGAGGCTTCGTCTCCGTGATGCATACATCACGACTCTCAATGTCTGCCAAGCATACACCCTGAAACGGATTCGCGACACCGATTACCATGTGAAGCTGAGGCCACACTTGTCGAAAGAGTACATGGAATCGAGCAGCAAGCCTGCTGCAGAGCTCGTGAAGCTGAACCCCACCAGCGACTACGCCCCAGGTCTTGAAGACACTCTTATCTTGACGATGAAGGGCATTGCTGCTGGCATGCAGAACACTGGTTGA
- the LOC115731597 gene encoding phosphoenolpyruvate carboxylase 2 isoform X2, which translates to MAARNLEKLSSIDAQLRLLAPGKVSEDDKLVEYDALLLDRFLDILQDLHGEDIRETVTSSSDYWLIQRSNHCF; encoded by the exons atgGCGGCTAGGAATCTGGAAAAGCTTTCTTCGATCGATGCTCAATTGAGGCTGTTGGCACCTGGGAAGGTGTCCGAGGACGACAAGCTCGTCGAGTACGATGCTCTGCTGTTGGACAGATTCCTCGATATTCTTCAGGACTTGCACGGTGAAGATATCAGAGAAACGGTAACGAGTTCTAGTGATTACTGGTTGATACAGC GGTCAAATCATTGTTTTTGA